A part of Cannabis sativa cultivar Pink pepper isolate KNU-18-1 chromosome 6, ASM2916894v1, whole genome shotgun sequence genomic DNA contains:
- the LOC115725281 gene encoding phosphatidate phosphatase PAH2 isoform X2, with product MNAVGRLGSYISRGVYTVSGPFHPFGGAVDIIVVEQQDGSYKSSPWYVRFGKFQGVLKTREKIVKIWVNGIETSFHMYLDHKGEAYFLREVDDDVEEGESVLNRSSSSGDDTEGKSSDNQTPLKSETGSFDGSKEVDQIEKSNGKVTIRTNSRRSKLLGFFGRTSMKMNDDGEVNDIQRADSLQRAEFAANLLEVKWSTNLATEIPVNDDPFPSLATDVLDEQAHQEVDDNSKERDVSSSIHDSQEHSLEEETCPDNEKVILDSLSSFDSVQETTANESSVVSNGEVVASNGVLSGISDADLLVAQELEFYSGKQFNEEEVVTRRDVVSPSYQFSRDGESSESLIAKWDASSKQTHEAADIDSGKSGEFQVHAGTESSSQDTASHQLVEDFESQAERPNDQSELTKPSHSSTPNNNVAFDEPFILPLEEDSLFFGDIDEFKTFEDQKIEDFPCSQGVEELNDSISKDNQSHSLEVKINKRNQPSPFENSIGNPRVSSSPIGIIRTPKVIEEVGWLTESLPTIRSHIDSFDDHDIQCLSHSLDSKSKLLNWTLHSEDDLSLMKSDGDKEENQLEPEVADIEDPSETGEVNNDSSNTVGGDRDPSIQNLSPSGSWRLWPFSFRRSRSWKGVKTPLDDVRISEAENDSEIKSSSIVEEKSMLEPKMGKKMVRTLCPTSEQLASLNLNDGTNTITFTFMTPMLGRQQVDARIYKWKWNTRIVISDVDGTITRSDVLGQFMPMVGVDWSQTGVAHLFSAIKENGYQLLFLSARAISQAYLTRQFLVNLKQDGKALPEGPVVISPDGLFPSLYREVIRRAPHEFKISCLEEIKSLFPADCSPFYAGFGNRDTDEVSYLKVGIPLGKIFIINPKGEVAVNRRVDTKSYKSIHALVNGMFPSTSSSEQEDYNSWNFWRLPPPNMDI from the exons ATGAATGCGGTTGGGAGGCTAGGGAGTTACATCTCTCGAGGTGTATACACAGTCTCTGGGCCCTTTCATCCATTCGGTGGTGCTGTTGATATTATTGTAGTTGAACAACAAGATGGGAGCTATAAATCGTCCCCTTGGTATGTTCGGTTTGGGAAGTTTCAAGGGGTGTTGAAAACGAGAGAGAAGATTGTTAAGATATGGGTTAATGGAATCGAAACTAGTTTTCACATGTATTTGGATCACAAAGGGGAAGCTTACTTTCTTCGGGAGGTAGATGATGATGTGGAAGAAGGCGAATCTGTGTTGAATCGCTCTTCATCTTCTGGTGATGATACAGAAGGGAAATCCTCAGATAATCAAACACCGTTGAAGTCTGAAACCGGAAGTTTTGATGGTTCTAAGGAAGTTGATCAAATCGAAAAGAGCAATGGGAAGGTTACAATAAGGACTAATTCGCGTAGATCAAAGCTCCTTGGCTTTTTCGGGAGGACTTCAATGAAAATGAATGATGATGGAGAAGTGAATGATATACAAAGGGCTGATTCATTGCAGCGTGCAGAGTTTGCAGCTAAtcttttagaagtgaaatggtCCACCAATCTTGCTACCGAAATACCTGTGAACGATGATCCTTTTCCAAGTTTGGCTACCGATGTTTTGGATGAGCAGGCTCATCAAGAGGTGGATGATAATAGTAAAGAACGAGATGTGAGCTCGTCTATACATGATAGCCAAGAACATAGTCTAGAAGAAGAGACTTGTCCCGACAATGAGAAAGTGATCCTTGATTCTCTGTCTAGTTTTGATAGTGTTCAGGAAACTACAGCGAATGAAAGTTCTGTTGTCAGTAATGGTGAGGTAGTAGCATCAAATGGAGTTCTTTCTGGGATTAGTGATGCTGATTTGCTAGTTGCACAAGAGCTTGAGTTTTATTCCGGCAAACAATTCAATGAGGAAGAGGTTGTTACTAGAAGAGATGTTGTATCACCAAGTTATCAATTTTCTCGGGATGGTGAATCGTCAGAGAGCTTAATAGCCAAGTGGGATGCTTCAAGCAAACAAACTCATGAGGCTGCTGACATTGATAGTGGTAAAAGTGGGGAATTTCAAGTTCATGCTGGAACCGAATCATCGTCTCAG GATACGGCTTCTCATCAGCTCGTGGAGGATTTTGAATCACAGGCTGAGAGACCTAACGACCAATCAGAACTAACAAAACCCTCTCACTCATCCACACCGAACAACAATGTGGCCTTTGATGAGCCATTCATACTGCCATTAGAGGAAGACTCATTGTTTTTTGGTGATATTGATGAATTCAAAACCTTCGAGGATCAGAAAATCGAGGATTTTCCTTGTTCACAAGGCGTTGAAGAGCTAAATGACTCAATTAGCAAAGATAATCAATCACATTCATTGGAAGTTAAAATTAATAAACGAAATCAACCATCTccttttgaaaattcaataggGAATCCGAGGGTGTCATCGAGCCCCATAGGTATTATTAGAACTCCTAAGGTGATTGAAGAAGTTGGGTGGCTAACTGAATCATTGCCAACAATTCGTTCTCATATTGACAGTTTCGACGATCACGATATTCAATGTCTAAGCCATTCACTGGATTCGAAGTCCAAATTGCTGAATTGGACACTGCACAGTGAAGATGACCTGAGCCTTATGAAATCAGATGGAGACAAAGAGGAGAACCAATTAGAACCAGAAGTGGCGGATATCGAAGATCCGTCGGAAACAGGGGAGGTTAATAATGACTCTTCCAATACAGTTG GAGGAGATCGAGATCCATCTATACAAAATCTTTCTCCTAGCGGGAGTTGGAGACTCTGGCCTTTCTCCTTCAGAAGATCAAGATCTTGGAAGGGTGTGAAGACACCTTTGGACGACGTTAGAATTTCTGAGGCTGAAAATGATTCTGAGATCAAAAGTAGTAGCATTGTTGAAGAAAAAAGTATGCTTGAACCCAAGATGGGGAAGAAAATGGTTAGAACACTTTGTCCAACATCCGAGCAACTCGCATCCTTAAATCTAAATGATGGGACGAATACAATAACATTCACGTTTATGACTCCAATGCTCGGGAGGCAACAG GTTGATGCTAgaatttataaatggaaatggAACACTCGAATTGTAATCTCCGATGTGGATGGGACTATTACAAG ATCAGATGTTCTTGGTCAGTTCATGCCCATGGTTGGAGTAGATTGGTCACAAACAGGTGTTGCACATTTATTTTCAGCTATTAAG GAAAATGGGTATCAGTTGCTTTTTCTAAGCGCCCGAGCAATCTCACAGGCGTATCTTACTAGACAATTTCTTGTCAATCTTAAGCAG GATGGAAAAGCTTTACCAGAGGGGCCTGTGGTGATTTCGCCTGATGGGCTTTTCCCCTCGCTTTACCGAGAAG TTATTAGAAGGGCTCCTCATGAATTCAAGATTTCATGCTTGGAG gaaatcaaatcattgTTTCCCGCCGATTGCAGTCCATTCTATGCTGGTTTCGGAAATAGAGATACAGATGAAGTTAGCTACCTTAAGGTTGGAATTCCACTAGGGAAAATCTTCATTATCAATCCAAAG GGAGAGGTTGCTGTTAACCGGCGAGTTGACACGAAATCATACAAATCCATTCATGCTCTTGTTAACGGCATGTTTCCATCCACGAGTTCCTCCGAGCAG GAGGATTACAATTCATGGAATTTTTGGAGGTTGCCACCTCCCAACATGGATATCTGA
- the LOC115725281 gene encoding phosphatidate phosphatase PAH2 isoform X1, giving the protein MNAVGRLGSYISRGVYTVSGPFHPFGGAVDIIVVEQQDGSYKSSPWYVRFGKFQGVLKTREKIVKIWVNGIETSFHMYLDHKGEAYFLREVDDDVEEGESVLNRSSSSGDDTEGKSSDNQTPLKSETGSFDGSKEVDQIEKSNGKVTIRTNSRRSKLLGFFGRTSMKMNDDGEVNDIQRADSLQRAEFAANLLEVKWSTNLATEIPVNDDPFPSLATDVLDEQAHQEVDDNSKERDVSSSIHDSQEHSLEEETCPDNEKVILDSLSSFDSVQETTANESSVVSNGEVVASNGVLSGISDADLLVAQELEFYSGKQFNEEEVVTRRDVVSPSYQFSRDGESSESLIAKWDASSKQTHEAADIDSGKSGEFQVHAGTESSSQDTASHQLVEDFESQAERPNDQSELTKPSHSSTPNNNVAFDEPFILPLEEDSLFFGDIDEFKTFEDQKIEDFPCSQGVEELNDSISKDNQSHSLEVKINKRNQPSPFENSIGNPRVSSSPIGIIRTPKVIEEVGWLTESLPTIRSHIDSFDDHDIQCLSHSLDSKSKLLNWTLHSEDDLSLMKSDGDKEENQLEPEVADIEDPSETGEVNNDSSNTVGTVSLGTSSQIFEPEGAIAVDTVEKTITGGDRDPSIQNLSPSGSWRLWPFSFRRSRSWKGVKTPLDDVRISEAENDSEIKSSSIVEEKSMLEPKMGKKMVRTLCPTSEQLASLNLNDGTNTITFTFMTPMLGRQQVDARIYKWKWNTRIVISDVDGTITRSDVLGQFMPMVGVDWSQTGVAHLFSAIKENGYQLLFLSARAISQAYLTRQFLVNLKQDGKALPEGPVVISPDGLFPSLYREVIRRAPHEFKISCLEEIKSLFPADCSPFYAGFGNRDTDEVSYLKVGIPLGKIFIINPKGEVAVNRRVDTKSYKSIHALVNGMFPSTSSSEQEDYNSWNFWRLPPPNMDI; this is encoded by the exons ATGAATGCGGTTGGGAGGCTAGGGAGTTACATCTCTCGAGGTGTATACACAGTCTCTGGGCCCTTTCATCCATTCGGTGGTGCTGTTGATATTATTGTAGTTGAACAACAAGATGGGAGCTATAAATCGTCCCCTTGGTATGTTCGGTTTGGGAAGTTTCAAGGGGTGTTGAAAACGAGAGAGAAGATTGTTAAGATATGGGTTAATGGAATCGAAACTAGTTTTCACATGTATTTGGATCACAAAGGGGAAGCTTACTTTCTTCGGGAGGTAGATGATGATGTGGAAGAAGGCGAATCTGTGTTGAATCGCTCTTCATCTTCTGGTGATGATACAGAAGGGAAATCCTCAGATAATCAAACACCGTTGAAGTCTGAAACCGGAAGTTTTGATGGTTCTAAGGAAGTTGATCAAATCGAAAAGAGCAATGGGAAGGTTACAATAAGGACTAATTCGCGTAGATCAAAGCTCCTTGGCTTTTTCGGGAGGACTTCAATGAAAATGAATGATGATGGAGAAGTGAATGATATACAAAGGGCTGATTCATTGCAGCGTGCAGAGTTTGCAGCTAAtcttttagaagtgaaatggtCCACCAATCTTGCTACCGAAATACCTGTGAACGATGATCCTTTTCCAAGTTTGGCTACCGATGTTTTGGATGAGCAGGCTCATCAAGAGGTGGATGATAATAGTAAAGAACGAGATGTGAGCTCGTCTATACATGATAGCCAAGAACATAGTCTAGAAGAAGAGACTTGTCCCGACAATGAGAAAGTGATCCTTGATTCTCTGTCTAGTTTTGATAGTGTTCAGGAAACTACAGCGAATGAAAGTTCTGTTGTCAGTAATGGTGAGGTAGTAGCATCAAATGGAGTTCTTTCTGGGATTAGTGATGCTGATTTGCTAGTTGCACAAGAGCTTGAGTTTTATTCCGGCAAACAATTCAATGAGGAAGAGGTTGTTACTAGAAGAGATGTTGTATCACCAAGTTATCAATTTTCTCGGGATGGTGAATCGTCAGAGAGCTTAATAGCCAAGTGGGATGCTTCAAGCAAACAAACTCATGAGGCTGCTGACATTGATAGTGGTAAAAGTGGGGAATTTCAAGTTCATGCTGGAACCGAATCATCGTCTCAG GATACGGCTTCTCATCAGCTCGTGGAGGATTTTGAATCACAGGCTGAGAGACCTAACGACCAATCAGAACTAACAAAACCCTCTCACTCATCCACACCGAACAACAATGTGGCCTTTGATGAGCCATTCATACTGCCATTAGAGGAAGACTCATTGTTTTTTGGTGATATTGATGAATTCAAAACCTTCGAGGATCAGAAAATCGAGGATTTTCCTTGTTCACAAGGCGTTGAAGAGCTAAATGACTCAATTAGCAAAGATAATCAATCACATTCATTGGAAGTTAAAATTAATAAACGAAATCAACCATCTccttttgaaaattcaataggGAATCCGAGGGTGTCATCGAGCCCCATAGGTATTATTAGAACTCCTAAGGTGATTGAAGAAGTTGGGTGGCTAACTGAATCATTGCCAACAATTCGTTCTCATATTGACAGTTTCGACGATCACGATATTCAATGTCTAAGCCATTCACTGGATTCGAAGTCCAAATTGCTGAATTGGACACTGCACAGTGAAGATGACCTGAGCCTTATGAAATCAGATGGAGACAAAGAGGAGAACCAATTAGAACCAGAAGTGGCGGATATCGAAGATCCGTCGGAAACAGGGGAGGTTAATAATGACTCTTCCAATACAGTTG GGACGGTTTCACTTGGGACGAGTTCACAAATATTTGAACCAGAAGGCGCAATAGCTGTTGACACAGTTGAAAAAACTATTACAGGAGGAGATCGAGATCCATCTATACAAAATCTTTCTCCTAGCGGGAGTTGGAGACTCTGGCCTTTCTCCTTCAGAAGATCAAGATCTTGGAAGGGTGTGAAGACACCTTTGGACGACGTTAGAATTTCTGAGGCTGAAAATGATTCTGAGATCAAAAGTAGTAGCATTGTTGAAGAAAAAAGTATGCTTGAACCCAAGATGGGGAAGAAAATGGTTAGAACACTTTGTCCAACATCCGAGCAACTCGCATCCTTAAATCTAAATGATGGGACGAATACAATAACATTCACGTTTATGACTCCAATGCTCGGGAGGCAACAG GTTGATGCTAgaatttataaatggaaatggAACACTCGAATTGTAATCTCCGATGTGGATGGGACTATTACAAG ATCAGATGTTCTTGGTCAGTTCATGCCCATGGTTGGAGTAGATTGGTCACAAACAGGTGTTGCACATTTATTTTCAGCTATTAAG GAAAATGGGTATCAGTTGCTTTTTCTAAGCGCCCGAGCAATCTCACAGGCGTATCTTACTAGACAATTTCTTGTCAATCTTAAGCAG GATGGAAAAGCTTTACCAGAGGGGCCTGTGGTGATTTCGCCTGATGGGCTTTTCCCCTCGCTTTACCGAGAAG TTATTAGAAGGGCTCCTCATGAATTCAAGATTTCATGCTTGGAG gaaatcaaatcattgTTTCCCGCCGATTGCAGTCCATTCTATGCTGGTTTCGGAAATAGAGATACAGATGAAGTTAGCTACCTTAAGGTTGGAATTCCACTAGGGAAAATCTTCATTATCAATCCAAAG GGAGAGGTTGCTGTTAACCGGCGAGTTGACACGAAATCATACAAATCCATTCATGCTCTTGTTAACGGCATGTTTCCATCCACGAGTTCCTCCGAGCAG GAGGATTACAATTCATGGAATTTTTGGAGGTTGCCACCTCCCAACATGGATATCTGA
- the LOC115725281 gene encoding phosphatidate phosphatase PAH2 isoform X3: MNAVGRLGSYISRGVYTVSGPFHPFGGAVDIIVVEQQDGSYKSSPWYVRFGKFQGVLKTREKIVKIWVNGIETSFHMYLDHKGEAYFLREVDDDVEEGESVLNRSSSSGDDTEGKSSDNQTPLKSETGSFDGSKEVDQIEKSNGKVTIRTNSRRSKLLGFFGRTSMKMNDDGEVNDIQRADSLQRAEFAANLLEVKWSTNLATEIPVNDDPFPSLATDVLDEQAHQEVDDNSKERDVSSSIHDSQEHSLEEETCPDNEKVILDSLSSFDSVQETTANESSVVSNGEVVASNGVLSGISDADLLVAQELEFYSGKQFNEEEVVTRRDVVSPSYQFSRDGESSESLIAKWDASSKQTHEAADIDSGKSGEFQVHAGTESSSQDTASHQLVEDFESQAERPNDQSELTKPSHSSTPNNNVAFDEPFILPLEEDSLFFGDIDEFKTFEDQKIEDFPCSQGVEELNDSISKDNQSHSLEVKINKRNQPSPFENSIGNPRVSSSPIGIIRTPKVIEEVGWLTESLPTIRSHIDSFDDHDIQCLSHSLDSKSKLLNWTLHSEDDLSLMKSDGDKEENQLEPEVADIEDPSETGEVNNDSSNTVGTVSLGTSSQIFEPEGAIAVDTVEKTITGGDRDPSIQNLSPSGSWRLWPFSFRRSRSWKGVKTPLDDVRISEAENDSEIKSSSIVEEKSMLEPKMGKKMVRTLCPTSEQLASLNLNDGTNTITFTFMTPMLGRQQVDARIYKWKWNTRIVISDVDGTITRCSWSVHAHGWSRLVTNRCCTFIFSY, translated from the exons ATGAATGCGGTTGGGAGGCTAGGGAGTTACATCTCTCGAGGTGTATACACAGTCTCTGGGCCCTTTCATCCATTCGGTGGTGCTGTTGATATTATTGTAGTTGAACAACAAGATGGGAGCTATAAATCGTCCCCTTGGTATGTTCGGTTTGGGAAGTTTCAAGGGGTGTTGAAAACGAGAGAGAAGATTGTTAAGATATGGGTTAATGGAATCGAAACTAGTTTTCACATGTATTTGGATCACAAAGGGGAAGCTTACTTTCTTCGGGAGGTAGATGATGATGTGGAAGAAGGCGAATCTGTGTTGAATCGCTCTTCATCTTCTGGTGATGATACAGAAGGGAAATCCTCAGATAATCAAACACCGTTGAAGTCTGAAACCGGAAGTTTTGATGGTTCTAAGGAAGTTGATCAAATCGAAAAGAGCAATGGGAAGGTTACAATAAGGACTAATTCGCGTAGATCAAAGCTCCTTGGCTTTTTCGGGAGGACTTCAATGAAAATGAATGATGATGGAGAAGTGAATGATATACAAAGGGCTGATTCATTGCAGCGTGCAGAGTTTGCAGCTAAtcttttagaagtgaaatggtCCACCAATCTTGCTACCGAAATACCTGTGAACGATGATCCTTTTCCAAGTTTGGCTACCGATGTTTTGGATGAGCAGGCTCATCAAGAGGTGGATGATAATAGTAAAGAACGAGATGTGAGCTCGTCTATACATGATAGCCAAGAACATAGTCTAGAAGAAGAGACTTGTCCCGACAATGAGAAAGTGATCCTTGATTCTCTGTCTAGTTTTGATAGTGTTCAGGAAACTACAGCGAATGAAAGTTCTGTTGTCAGTAATGGTGAGGTAGTAGCATCAAATGGAGTTCTTTCTGGGATTAGTGATGCTGATTTGCTAGTTGCACAAGAGCTTGAGTTTTATTCCGGCAAACAATTCAATGAGGAAGAGGTTGTTACTAGAAGAGATGTTGTATCACCAAGTTATCAATTTTCTCGGGATGGTGAATCGTCAGAGAGCTTAATAGCCAAGTGGGATGCTTCAAGCAAACAAACTCATGAGGCTGCTGACATTGATAGTGGTAAAAGTGGGGAATTTCAAGTTCATGCTGGAACCGAATCATCGTCTCAG GATACGGCTTCTCATCAGCTCGTGGAGGATTTTGAATCACAGGCTGAGAGACCTAACGACCAATCAGAACTAACAAAACCCTCTCACTCATCCACACCGAACAACAATGTGGCCTTTGATGAGCCATTCATACTGCCATTAGAGGAAGACTCATTGTTTTTTGGTGATATTGATGAATTCAAAACCTTCGAGGATCAGAAAATCGAGGATTTTCCTTGTTCACAAGGCGTTGAAGAGCTAAATGACTCAATTAGCAAAGATAATCAATCACATTCATTGGAAGTTAAAATTAATAAACGAAATCAACCATCTccttttgaaaattcaataggGAATCCGAGGGTGTCATCGAGCCCCATAGGTATTATTAGAACTCCTAAGGTGATTGAAGAAGTTGGGTGGCTAACTGAATCATTGCCAACAATTCGTTCTCATATTGACAGTTTCGACGATCACGATATTCAATGTCTAAGCCATTCACTGGATTCGAAGTCCAAATTGCTGAATTGGACACTGCACAGTGAAGATGACCTGAGCCTTATGAAATCAGATGGAGACAAAGAGGAGAACCAATTAGAACCAGAAGTGGCGGATATCGAAGATCCGTCGGAAACAGGGGAGGTTAATAATGACTCTTCCAATACAGTTG GGACGGTTTCACTTGGGACGAGTTCACAAATATTTGAACCAGAAGGCGCAATAGCTGTTGACACAGTTGAAAAAACTATTACAGGAGGAGATCGAGATCCATCTATACAAAATCTTTCTCCTAGCGGGAGTTGGAGACTCTGGCCTTTCTCCTTCAGAAGATCAAGATCTTGGAAGGGTGTGAAGACACCTTTGGACGACGTTAGAATTTCTGAGGCTGAAAATGATTCTGAGATCAAAAGTAGTAGCATTGTTGAAGAAAAAAGTATGCTTGAACCCAAGATGGGGAAGAAAATGGTTAGAACACTTTGTCCAACATCCGAGCAACTCGCATCCTTAAATCTAAATGATGGGACGAATACAATAACATTCACGTTTATGACTCCAATGCTCGGGAGGCAACAG GTTGATGCTAgaatttataaatggaaatggAACACTCGAATTGTAATCTCCGATGTGGATGGGACTATTACAAG ATGTTCTTGGTCAGTTCATGCCCATGGTTGGAGTAGATTGGTCACAAACAGGTGTTGCACATTTATTTTCAGCTATTAA